Genomic window (Nomia melanderi isolate GNS246 chromosome 14, iyNomMela1, whole genome shotgun sequence):
ataaattacaataattaattgtaaataatataaagaacaataattataaattttccaaTATTGCTAATGATGTAATATAAAGTGATAACATTCAGTGAGATAAAgcttcaaaatataattaagtatattttaCCTCTATGTGTATATGTACTTTGCTTAGTGAAAACAAATCAcacatttttttttgtctttccATTTTAATAACTTGTTTACaactaaactaaaataaatcttttttaaggtgataattataaaaatgttagagTAGGTCAATTGTGCACACCTGTGGGCACAATTCATTTATCAGTATCATATAGAACAAAGATGACTATTTCTCCAACTCATACTGGTCGTGATTCAATAATGTTGAAAAGTGATCATTTTCATTCAGATTTAAGTCCTCGCCATACAAGGTATCAACAGAGGTAAATGGTGATAtaatgtttgaattttattaactattatcGATATATATCAAATGtactcaaatatttcaatttacattttagTGAAGAAACATCAAAGTCTCTCAGTGATACAATTAAAGTAGGAGCATTTGTAGTCAATAAACCTGTTACAGTTAACGAGGAAGATTTTGTTATACCAGATGTACCTTTTAGTTCTTTATTAACTCCTAGACAAACTTCACCTCCGCCTGTTACGGTAGCTGAAGTTACAAATACAAAGACTGCGGTAACGACTACCACAACGGATAGCAGCAATGGAAATAATGAAAGACTTACAAATGATAACACAACATCAAAGTGCAACTCACAGAATGGATCTAGGAGAAGTAGTTGCTCAATGACCAGTGCGAACGACGATTTTATTATGGTAGATTTGGTAATTAACGTTCCTACGTTTATAGCGTATTTATGATGCGGTACCTTTAAACTTCTGAAATGTTATTCTAGAAAACACCTTTTGCTGTAACGAATACTAATAGTGATTTAGGAGCATTTTATCGTGAATGTCAAAGTGCACCACAACTTCAAGCTTTTATGGAGGAAACAACACTCGCTGAACAAGTAGGGGGAGATCTTACTAAACAGTTGGAAACATTCGAAACAAATATGCGACGATATGAGGATATTCTGTCATCCTTATGtcatacagaaaataataactaatattattatcgaATTATATAATGTTAGGTGCTTTGACAAGAAATGTAATTCTATACAGACAATGTATAGCATTGTGTCCTAGATTTAAGTAAATTTTCATTACACGAAGTTAATACTACTtgaacaaaagtattttaatgacaTTTCATGCTAAATGCTATCAACGCTTACGATCGcttacaaattgaataaaaattttgaaacaagATATATCTATAGAATACAAAAGTAATAATCGTTCACTCATAAAAAGTGAACACAGTAAAAAATTGTCAATAAGAATTGTTCACGTGTATGTACATTTGGCTTTAAATGTATGGCTTAGTGACAttcttttttacaaatttctgatacaatattaatacattcaactaaaatataaatgaacttAAACTTCATTACAAAGtgctttaaattatttttttttcaagtaaattttattccttAACTGGTATTGTAAAATTTGTTGTAAATTTGATGTACATTCTTTgttgaaaaatttatgaatatattgcAAATTAATAAGCAATGTCAACAATGCTTAGttataatatatgtttaaaatgttaattaatttattgcttGTACATAGTGTAAATTGTGCTTGagcattgtaatattaattgatgattatgaagaaactatataactttttcatattttattaatccaATCACTTAATAAATGAGGCTGTGCTGGTAAATTGTGTACAATTTTTTGTGTAAAGTAATGTATACATAcccaaattataatatattaataagttACTTTTAGTTGTAAGTGaatgtacaaaacaatataaagtaaaaattttgaTGTAGTAAAATGTTGAAGTTTTCTtattcgtaataaataaataatatatttttaatgtaattatttatatatttaatttgttattaataaattagtatgtATAAAATCGTATGGATCTTAGcaatctaattataaaatatcgtaaaacatggaaattacagaaaactggaacattataataatttaatatgttacatttcattatttatgttccttttattaatatagatacttttattttatactacatATTGGAATATGTAGCATTGTCTCAAAAAAAGAGTTTAAagagaatttctttaaaaattataatttaagatAGTACTTGACTATGTTGtcgatatatttaatacatatagaACATTTAACCTGTAACTACTATAAAACATCTGTGAGACCGTTCTAAAtttgtacttatttttattgCCGTTTTTGCATTTCTGATTTTATACGATTTATGTACCTGTGAATTAGAGTTTAATATccaattactaaaataaataaataaccgtAATAAACATTAACAGTTTGTAAGATCTTTTATAATAGGAGTGTAAGTTTGAacatttatagtatttataaattacaaattaagtcaaattaaatgtaataacaataaaaaaacattttactGAATGAGTATTACTTTTTGGATTGTGACAAATAATGAATGAAAGATGGCGGACTCAGCGGGTAATTGGTGTCCTATTGAAAGCGATCCTGGTGTTTTTACAGAATTAATCAAAGAATTtggtaaatttttatcaattttatataagtttattatacattgtaattgttatttaaaaaataattcgcatttatttatattaacaagaAGTTTTTGCAGTAATTGTTTTGTTCCTTTGTAccatgtattcttttttattttcaagtatttataatttgtataatcatGTTACATTTGTTTGTAGGTGTCAAAGGTGCTCAAGTGGAAGAATTATGGAGTTTGGATGATGAACAGTTCGACTCATTGAAGTAAGTGTAgattatttattgtatctaaCATAACCTAATTATTATGTAGTTTACGTAGTTTACAATACATTTCAACGAAATTAACGATTTGTTTgaatgaagttttaaatattaatagcatGTAAAGCAAATAGTGATAATGTGTATCAAATTCtagtaattcaataaatatttccaatactgtatataaataaaaaatattatagataataaaaatattttgtattttataataatttattacaatacttTTTAGGCCTATACatggtttaatatttttatttaaatgggtTCAGGATGATGAACCCTCAGGAAGTATTGTTCAAGACAATAGATTAGATAAAATTTTTTTCGCAAAGCAGgtaagtattataattaaatagaaaaaatatttataaatttctgtatttcttaatattttaaggTGATTAATAATGCATGTGCAACACAAGCAATATTAagtgtattattaaattgtaaacaTTCCGATATATCATTGGGACCGAATTTGGAGGAATTCAAAAACTTTTGTCAGAGTTTCGATGCTAATATGAGAGGACTTGCTCTTAGTAATTCTGATGTAATAAGAGAAGTACACAATTCTTTTTCAAGGTATACTTAGTTTCTTTACGTAAATTTTCTAcatatattgataaatatgtctgttttgtattatataaaataaatgtcactTGTTGCAGGCAAACGTTGTTTGAATATGATTCAAGAAAAGCATCTAAAGATGATgatgtatttcattttgttagTTACATTCCAATTGATGGTCGATTGTACGAGTTAGATGGGCTAAAAGATGGACCAATGGACCTAGGTCCATGTCCACTTGGAGATCAATGGGTTCAAGCAGCAAAACCTATAATacaaaaacgaataaataagtaGGTATTTTAGGTGCTTATTTTGTTTTACCCTATTTCATGTGCAAATTATGTATTCTTGTAGATACAATGAaggagaaattcattttaatttgatgGCTATAGTAACTGACAGAAAAACACTTTATGAACGTCAGAAAGCTAATGTTTGTGATCCAGCAGAATTAGAATGTTTACAGacattaatagaaaaagaaattaaaaagtcCAAAAGATACCAGGTGGAAAATATCAGAAGAAAACACAATTATTTGCCACTGATAATGGAATTACTTAAAATGCTTGCTAAAGATGGAAAACTTGTACCCTTGTATCAAAGAGCAAAGGAAAAGGCATTGGAAAAAGAatcaaaaaaaaataatgtataaagtTTAATGCTGGGATTGGATAAAAAAAAGtcgatatgaaatatatttataatatatattgaacgactaaattgtaatttctctttcaaaataaatgtaaatatcaaaaatggttttcattatgaattaaaagaaaatgtattattatttttaagttataCGCTGGAAATTTCggaagtttaataaaaatgctataacagtatattatatattttcagtttttatatcTTCATCTATGATCTTAACATTCCCATTATCATAAAATAACCTCGGAAGAAATTTATCAACCAAGCTGTTTTGTATAGCAGGGATTTTACGATTATAAAGATATTCTATTATATCTGGAACATAAAAagtatgattattatttaatggagattattttaattacattatttttatgtttataatacaCCTACCAGGAAAATATGTAGTGTTTAGTTTTTTATTGACTTCTTGTACAAggtaaataaatactttagaTAAAAACATAGTAGTAACTCCCTCAAAATATTTTGCAACGCTACGCCATATTATTTCTCGAGCATTTGAAATTCCTTTTCCATACatgctataataaaattatttcaatgtaatataatctttacatttaaatattaaaactgtataaaatatattttttgagaTGGAAGTTGGAGATGTTGTTAATATAACttactattcaattaattttattttaatatcatttaaataaatggaTTCTGGACAATATAATTGCATATGCAGTTGATGAAGCCAAAATTTTCTTAATGTTTCATGGTTTATGTTTAGTTTTTCTTCTAACTTTACCCAAACTGGTTTTGGAATGATAGcatcttttaattcttttatattttcacataaCATTATATTCATaagattttgtataaatttcccAATTAATTCTAATGTCCACTGGACTTCTAATGCTGTTGGAACAAAATTTACCATTTAGTTTTGTTTATAgctgaaaaaaaatatacttacatttctttgtttccttATCCTGCATATTTTTAAGTGTATAGTAACGTAGCCATACTGAATGCCTCTTACGATTTAACATTTTCGCTAGTTTAGCATAATTATTGTGTTTTTTCCGCCTccaattttttttcatatagGATAAAATTATTTCGTCTTCTACTAAACTGTACCTATACAAATGCatgttataattacaataaattataaatgcaaatcagtaaacgaataatataaaaaagttatGTTATACCGTGTACaggattttttatattttccaaataaatttttgaatctTTGAAGTACACTGTACAATGATCTGCATGGTAACCCATTTGctaaaaattgaacaaatttttgACGTTCTTCTGAGCTTCTGATACAATATCTATTACCATTTCTAATGCAAATGAATGGCTTTACAATTTTCGAATTCCAATTATGAacctatttataaaattatttattaacagaacaaaatatatgtatactaaTACCATTGATTAGACATACTTCACAaaattttttccaattatttatgATCGTTTCATCTTCTTGAGGTAAATAACAACCTTTTCTTAATGatgcatattttaaaaataaacttttctCTGCTTTTGTCAATGATTTCGAACCTGCTGAACGTTCTATTTGATGTTGTAGTGGTACATCATGCATTATTTGCAcctttaaattgtataattcctacaataataaatattaatgaaatagttATTGAATCGTAATGCATAAAAACATTAGAAAGAATCATAAGcatatattatttaagaaactaCCTGCTGAGTACTTTCAGATATCTCTTCGTCTTCTGTATCTGACTTAATGTATAATTTCCCTAATGCAGCTTTTATTCCAATAGGAGTATCacaaaactttttattatttaattttttttgctCAACAGTTTTTACacgttttcttaaataaaatctaGGTTCTGCATTCTCTTTTTCTTGTTCCTCATTTCCATTTTCTATGGTACTATCATGAATATCATtaacatcaataaataaaggatCAACTTGTGGATCTTTAAAGATTTCTATACTCTGCTCATCCTTCACATCATTAGTTGTAGAACATAAGAAATCTGGTATTTTAGTATCTTCAAAATCCATCACAGAGTCTAAATCATGTAACATTTCAATATGTTCCATATCGTGAACATTGTTATCATATAATTCTGTTTTAACTGAATCAGATAATTGATCATATTCAGTTGTGTCattaatttttctcctttttcttttggAGAATTTATCTTCTTCATAataacgtttcttttttctatttggTGTGATTTTAACATTCCTAGGGCTACATCTTACAGgactgaatatttcttttttaatatttgttgcGTCCATTGATTCATttaattcattgttttttataggAGTTTTACATAAATCCTCTATTTTACGGATACTGATTAAACAACTTCTAGTGTTGTTTGTTaattcatcattattattagaaGATTCTGATACATTTCTCCTTTTTCTAAcattgcaattatttatttgcaaatttatattatcattttctGTTTTAGTAGGTGTCCGTTCATTTTTTATCCTTATGTGATCTGTATTTAGATATGCTTCTTGAGATGTTTGCACATTATTACTTAAGTCATCATTCAATGTATCGTTTATGTCCGTTTTACTTTTTTTAAGTAGTtgcttcttttttctatttggACTTAACATATCTTTAGTCATATCTGAAAGGTAGtggtttatgaattttaattagttataattacatttattaatgttatgttatttaatttatttagaagaataaattattttcaaatttaggtagactttaaatatttcatctacATCAGTTATTTTAATACGATTTTTGGTATCAAGAACTATAAACTAGAATTTTTTGAATAAGAATTCAGTTCATggatataaatgtttaaatgctaataaaacgataatacGAAACAATAGTATTtctaga
Coding sequences:
- the Atg13 gene encoding autophagy-related 13 isoform X2 is translated as MSTLKLSMQDKRDLDKFTKFLALKAAQIIVQSRSGEKVSTKCKPNSSGTDWFNLAIQDVPEVLAEAKRALYGEIVNSTTPLCIEISLRTVEGDTMVLETWSLCVLPEHSDPTIRVTYTVYNRMGILLKSLLSISRITPAYKLSRRQGPESYVICYRIYMGEPQLHTLGDNYKNVRVGQLCTPVGTIHLSVSYRTKMTISPTHTGRDSIMLKSDHFHSDLSPRHTRYQQSEETSKSLSDTIKVGAFVVNKPVTVNEEDFVIPDVPFSSLLTPRQTSPPPVTVAEVTNTKTAVTTTTTDSSNGNNERLTNDNTTSKCNSQNGSRRSSCSMTSANDDFIMKTPFAVTNTNSDLGAFYRECQSAPQLQAFMEETTLAEQVGGDLTKQLETFETNMRRYEDILSSLCHTENNN
- the Atg13 gene encoding autophagy-related 13 isoform X1, translated to MSTLKLSMQDKRDLDKFTKFLALKAAQIIVQSRSGEKVSTKCKPNSSGTDWFNLAIQDVPEVLAEAKRALYGEIVNSTTPLCIEISLRTVEGDTMVLETWSLCVLPEHSDPTIRVTYTVYNRMGILLKSLLSISRITPAYKLSRRQGPESYVICYRIYMGEPQLHTLGDNYKNVRVGQLCTPVGTIHLSVSYRTKMTISPTHTGRDSIMLKSDHFHSDLSPRHTRYQQSEETSKSLSDTIKVGAFVVNKPVTVNEEDFVIPDVPFSSLLTPRQTSPPPVTVAEVTNTKTAVTTTTTDSSNGNNERLTNDNTTSKCNSQNGSRRSSCSMTSANDDFIMVDLKTPFAVTNTNSDLGAFYRECQSAPQLQAFMEETTLAEQVGGDLTKQLETFETNMRRYEDILSSLCHTENNN
- the LOC116433821 gene encoding uncharacterized protein LOC116433821, with the translated sequence MTKDMLSPNRKKKQLLKKSKTDINDTLNDDLSNNVQTSQEAYLNTDHIRIKNERTPTKTENDNINLQINNCNVRKRRNVSESSNNNDELTNNTRSCLISIRKIEDLCKTPIKNNELNESMDATNIKKEIFSPVRCSPRNVKITPNRKKKRYYEEDKFSKRKRRKINDTTEYDQLSDSVKTELYDNNVHDMEHIEMLHDLDSVMDFEDTKIPDFLCSTTNDVKDEQSIEIFKDPQVDPLFIDVNDIHDSTIENGNEEQEKENAEPRFYLRKRVKTVEQKKLNNKKFCDTPIGIKAALGKLYIKSDTEDEEISESTQQELYNLKVQIMHDVPLQHQIERSAGSKSLTKAEKSLFLKYASLRKGCYLPQEDETIINNWKKFCEVHNWNSKIVKPFICIRNGNRYCIRSSEERQKFVQFLANGLPCRSLYSVLQRFKNLFGKYKKSCTRYSLVEDEIILSYMKKNWRRKKHNNYAKLAKMLNRKRHSVWLRYYTLKNMQDKETKKSLEVQWTLELIGKFIQNLMNIMLCENIKELKDAIIPKPVWVKLEEKLNINHETLRKFWLHQLHMQLYCPESIYLNDIKIKLIEYMYGKGISNAREIIWRSVAKYFEGVTTMFLSKVFIYLVQEVNKKLNTTYFPDIIEYLYNRKIPAIQNSLVDKFLPRLFYDNGNVKIIDEDIKTENI
- the Uch-L5 gene encoding ubiquitin carboxy-terminal hydrolase L5; amino-acid sequence: MADSAGNWCPIESDPGVFTELIKEFGVKGAQVEELWSLDDEQFDSLKPIHGLIFLFKWVQDDEPSGSIVQDNRLDKIFFAKQVINNACATQAILSVLLNCKHSDISLGPNLEEFKNFCQSFDANMRGLALSNSDVIREVHNSFSRQTLFEYDSRKASKDDDVFHFVSYIPIDGRLYELDGLKDGPMDLGPCPLGDQWVQAAKPIIQKRINKYNEGEIHFNLMAIVTDRKTLYERQKANVCDPAELECLQTLIEKEIKKSKRYQVENIRRKHNYLPLIMELLKMLAKDGKLVPLYQRAKEKALEKESKKNNV